AAGGACCGGCAGGCCGTCACCGAGCTGCTCAAGTTGAACGAATACATCGACGTGGTCATCCCGCGTGGCGGCGAGAGCCTCATCCGGGCCGTGGCCGAGCAGGCCACCATGCCCGTGCTCAAGCACTTCAAGGGCGTCTGCCACATCTACGTGGACCGCGACGCGGACCTGGACCGGGCCGTCGAGATCGTGCTCAACTCCAAAACCCAGTATCCCAGCGCCTGCAACGCCCTGGAGTGTCTGCTCGTGCATCAGGCCGTGGCCAACGAGCTGCTGCCCCGCGTGGCCGGGCGTCTCGCCCCGGCCGGGGTGCGCTTCAAGGCCTGCCCGGCCTCCCTGCCGCTGCTCGGGCCTTCGGCCGAGCCCGCCGCCGAGGACGACTGGGGCCGGGAGTATCTGGACCTCGTCCTGGCGGTGAGGATCGTGGCCTCCATGAACGAGGCCCTGGAGCACATCGCCCGCTTCGGCTCGAACCACACCGAGGCCATTCTGACCAACGACCACGCCAAGGCCATGCGCTTCGTGCGCGAGGTGGACGCCTCCCTGGTCCTGGTCAACGCCTCCACGCGCTTCAACGACGGCAACCAGCTCGGCCTGGGGGCGGAGATCGGCATCTCCACGTCCAAGCTCCACGCCTACGGCCCCATGGGCCTCAAGGAGCTGACCAGCACGAAGTTCGTGGCCCTGGGCGAGGGCCAGGTGCGGGAGTAGCGCCGGACATGCGGCTCGGCATCCTGGGCGGCAGCTTCAACCCCATGCACACGGGCCATGTGCGCATGGCCGTGGAGGCCCGGGAGGCCCTGGGGCTGGCCCGGGTGGACCTGGTTCCGGCCGCCGCGCCGCCGCACAAGCCCGGGCCGGGCCTGCTGCCCTTCGGCCTGCGGCTGCGGCTTGCGGAACTGGCCGTGCATGGCATCCCGGGGCTGGCCGCCAGCGGCGTGGAGGGCGAACTGCCGCCGCCGTCCTACACGTGGCGCACCCTGGAGGAATACGCCCGGCGCGAACCGGGGGCGGAACTTTTCTTCATTCTGGGTTCGGGCACGCTGCTCGACCTCCCGGACTGGAAACGCGGGCCGGACCTTTTCGGTTTGGCCCATTTCGCGGCCCTGCATCGATGGGACATGGATCTTGAGGGAGTGGAGCGGATGCTCACGGCTCACTGGCCCGGAGTCCGTCGCGAGGCCCCGGCCCTCTGGCGCTTTCCATCGGGCAAGACCCTGTCCTGTCTGGAGATGCCCCGCCTGGACATCAAGGCTGCGGACCTGCGTGTCCGTTGGCGTGAACGCCGCAGCCTGGCCCTGCTCGTGCCTCCGGCCGTGGAAGAGGCCCTGGAGCGGGGCGGGGCGGAGTACGAGGCCGCCTGGGGGCCTCGCCGCCCGCTGTAATTCCTTCGGATTTCTGAGACATCAGCCCTTTTTTCCGTCCAGGACGCCCTGGGCGGCCTCCAGGACCTCGCGCGGATCAATGGCGGTCAGGCAGACGCGCCCCTCGGCGCAGGGGGTGCCGCCGTGCAGGGAGCAGGGGCGGCAGGGCAGGTCGCGTTCCAGAATCCGATCCCGGGGACCGGCCGGGTAGAAGCCCCAGGCCCGGGCCGTGGGGCCGAACAGGCCCACCACGGGCGTGCCCACGGCCGAGGCCAGGTGCATGGGCCCGGAGTCGTTGGTGACCAGGGCTCCGGCCTGGGCCAACAGGGCGCAGAGAGCGCGCAGGTCCGTGGCGTTGGTCAGGTCGCGGGGATCATCCGGCAGGAGCGGGGCCGCGTCCCGGCCCACCACGATCCAGGGGATGCCCGCCTCGTCCAGCCGGGAGGCGAGGGTGGCCCAGTGCTCACGCGGCCAGGCCTTGTCCGGGTGCGTGGCGTAGGGATGCAGGGCCAGGAAACCCGGCGCGGCTCCGGCCCGGACGGCCAGTTCCCGGCCCGTCTCGCGCTCCTCGGTGGTGAGTCGGATGAGCGGGAGCAGTTCGCCGGGAAGCGGCGCGGTGCTCTCCAGGGCCAGCGAGTAGCGCTGCGGCACGTTCAGGGCCTCCAGGCGGCGGCGCAGGAGATCCAGCCGGGTGCGTTGGAACAGGCGGCGGGAGAGGTTGAATTTCGGGTAGCGGCGCACCGGGCCGTTCCAGAACGCGCCGAGCACGCGGGAGCGCAGGGTGCCGTGCAGATCCAGGAGGCCCGTGCCCCGGCAGCGGGCGGCCAATTCCCGGGCCACGGCGGGCCAGGGCTCGCTGGAGAGCCGCGTCTCGTCCAGGCCGATGACCTCGTCCACGGCCGGGTGCCCGGCCAGGACCGGGGCCAGCCGGTCGCGGGTCACGACGGTGAAGCGCAGGCCCCGCCGGGCATTCCACCAGGCCAAGGGGCCGGTGGTCAGAACCAGGTCGCCGAGGGCGCTCAGGCGGAACACGGTCCACCGTTCGGGCTGGGAGGGACGCATCCGGCTAATGTCTCCGAAACGGCGGCCAAGTCAAGACCGGCGAGTTGCGCGGGCGCGCGGCTTCTGGTATATGGCCGTATCGGGGCGACCTCTGCCCCCCTGGAGACGGTCAACGAAACCATATGTTTGAACTCATCCTCGCCGTCGCGCTCTCCTGCGTGGCCTCGGCCTTCTGTTCGGTGAGCGAGGCCGCCTTCTATTCCTTTTCCTGGAGCCGGATCGAACAACTCAGGAAGCAGGGCAAACGCTCGGGGGACGTCCTGCACGCCCTGCGAAGCGACGTGGAGAAGCCCATCGCCGCCGTACTGACCCTGAACACCGTGGCCAACACGGCCGGGGCCTCCATCGCGGGCGCGGCCTGGGTCCGGGTCTACGGCCCGGAGAGTCTGGTCTGGTTCGTGGCGGCCTTCACCGCGCTCATTCTCATTGTCGGCGAGATCGTGCCCAAGACCGCCGGGGTGGCCTACAACCGCACGCTCATGCCCCTGTTGGCCCGGCCCCTGCAACTGCTCGTCCTGGGGCTTACGCCGCTGGTCTGGGTGGTGGGCATGTTCGGCCGTTTGGTGCGGCGCGGCAAGAAGGGCCCCGAAGCCACCGAGGAGGACATCCGCGCCCTGGTCAGCCTGACCCGCCGGGCGGGAGTGCTCAAGGCTTACGAGGAAATGGCCATCCGCAACATCCTCTCCCTGGACAGCAAGACCGTGGACCAGATCATGACCCCGCGCACCGTGGTCTTCTCCCTGCCCGCGGCCATGACCGTGGCCGTGGCCCGGGACTGCCGGGGCTCCTGGCCGCACAGCCGCATTCCGGTCTACGAGGGCGAGGACACCGAGGACATCGTGGGGGTCATCTTCCGGCGGCAGGTCTTCGAGGCCTTGGCCGACGACCGGGACGACATCCGCTTGGCCGATCTCATGCGGCCGGTGGACTTCGTGCCGGAAAACATTACCTTGGACAAATTGCTGGTGAAGTTCCTGGAAAGCCATTCGCATCTCTTCGTGGTCCTGGATGAATACGGCGGCCTGGCCGGGGTGGTCACCCTGGAGGATGTGCTGGAGGAGATCCTGGGCAGCGAGATCGTGGATGAGACGGACCAGGTGGTGGACATGCGTGAACTGGCCCGGCGGCGACGCAGCCAGATCACGAGGACGGCGGCCTCCGGGCCGCGTGAACGGTAGCGGACGGACATGACGCGGACGAAAAGCAACAAGATCGTGTATCTGGTGGCCCTGCTGCTCTTCCTCGGAGGGCTGGGCTGGCTGGTGCTCTCGGGGCTCTCCGAGGACAGCGTGTATTTCCTCAACGTCTCCGAGGCCCTGGCCCTGGAACCCGCCAAGCGCGAACAAGCTCGGCTCTTCGGCGCCGTGGACGCGGCGGACCTGGAGGCCGACGCCCAGTCCCTGGGGGTGAGCTTCAACCTCCTGGACAAGCTCGACCGCAGCAAGTCCATCCGGGTGAACTATCGTGGCGCGGTGCCCGACACCTTCAAGCCCGGGGTGGAAGTCATCGTCGAGGGCCGTTTCGACAAGGCGAGCGGCGTCTTCACGGCCAACACCCTGATCACCAAGTGTCCTTCCAAGTACAAGAAGATGAACGAGGAGGCCCAGGGCTAGACCCGGGGCCGTTTCCGTCACCCCTGCGCGTTCGCGTTCCGCTTCGGGCGGCCGCGATGAAGGAATCCGCATGCATTTGACCGCCTATCTCGGCCTGCTGTTCGCCCTCATGGCTTGTCTGTTCCTGGCCGGTTTCGCGGCCCTGGCCGCCTGGAGAGACCAGGAAAACGGTCTGGTCGTCCTGGAGCGGGGCTTCCTCGTGCCCACGTTCCTGGTGACGTTCTCCTCGGCCGTGTTTACCTCGGCCCTGGCCGCAAAGGACTTTTCGTTCCTCTACATCTACGAGCACGTGGACCGCGTGCTGCCGCTGTTCTACACCTTCTCGGCCTTCTGGGCCGGGCGCGAGGGTTCGCTGCTCTTCTGGGCCCTGACCATGATGCTCATGGGCGCGATCTTCGCCTTCTCCCCGGGGTATCGCTCCCTGTCCGGCCGCACCCGGGTCTGGTTCTGGCTTTTCTTTCTCCCTGTGCAGGCCTTTTTCCTCCTTCTGCTCACCTGCTGGAGCAACCCCTTCATCGAGGTCGTTCCGGTCCCGGCGGACGGGCAGGGGCTCAATCCGCTGCTTCAGAACCCGGGCATGATCTTCCACCCGCCGTTGCTCTTCCTGGGCTACGCCGGGTTCGCCATCCCGGCCTGCGCGGCCTTGGCCTCGGCCATCGCCGCCGAGCCCGGCTCCTGGATCAAGGCCTGCCGCAATTGGAATCTGCTCTCCTGGATATTCCTCTCGGCGGGCATCATCCTAGGCGGCTGGTGGTCTTACATGGAACTGGGGTGGGGCGGCTACTGGGCCTGGGATCCTGTGGAGAACGCCTCGCTCATTCCCTGGTTCTCGGCCACGGCCTTCCTGCACACGGCCATCATCGAGAGCCGCCGGGGGGCCCTGTCGCGGACCAACGTCCTGCTCATGGCCCTGACCTTCCTGCTCTGCGTCTTCGGCACGTATCTCGTGCGCAGCGGGGTCATCGAGTCCCTGCACGCCTTCGGCGAGGGCGGGGTGGGGACGCCCCTGCTCCTGTTCATGATCGTGGGCGGTGCGGTTTCCTTGCTGGCCGTGCTGGCCGGGGAGAAACCCGCCTACCGGGCCCTGAGCGACATGTGGAGTCGCCAAGGCCTGCTTCTGGTGACCTCCTGGTTCTTCCTCGCCCTGGGGCTGGTGGTGGCCATGGCCACCATGTGGCCGGTGATCAGCAAGCTTTGGAGCGCCACCACCGTGGGCTTGGGCGAGGATTTCTACAACCGCGTCTGCGTGCCTCTGCTGGCCCTGGTGGTGCTGCTCTTCAGCCTCTGCCCCTGGCTGGACTGGAAGGCGGGACTGCGTGAGCGGCGTGGGCCGCTGCTGGCCCTGGGGGCGTTCATTCTGGCCCTGGCGGGCTTCGCCGCCGGAGGCGTGACCAAGCCCGTGGCCCTGGTGGCGGCGGCTGGTTCCGTCTCGCTGATGACCACCTGTGTCCTGCTCTTCGTCTTCGTTCCGGCCATGCGCCGGACCCGCCAGTCCTGGGGCGCCTACGCAGTGCATCTGGCCGTGGGCCTCATGGCCTTGGGCATCGCCTTCTCCGGGCCGTACAAGGTGGAACGTGAACTGGTTCTGTCACCGGGCCAGTCGGCCGAGCTGTCCGGCTACACCCTGACCTTCGAAAAGAGTGAGCAGGAGCGCACCCCGGCGCTGTCCCTGGTGCGGGCGATCCTGCACGTGACCCGCGACGGCAAGCCCGTGGGCACCCTGGCCCCGGAACGCAGGCTCTATCTGCACTTCCCCCAGCCTTTCGCCGAGGCCTCGATCATCCCGGGCCTGGGCGACGAGCTGTACGCCACGCTGCTGGGCTTCACCAGCGAGACCAGCGTGAGCCTCAAGGTCAGCGTGAACCCCCTGGTGAACTGGGTCTGGATCGGCGGCACGCTGCTCTGTCTGGCTCCTTTCCTCCTGCTGCGTCGCCGCAACGGAGGCCAGGGCGCATGAACGCGGCCCCGGTGCTGTCCGCGCGCCGTCTGACCAAGTTCTACGGCGACAAGCTCGTGTTTCGGGACGTGTCCATGGAACTCGGGCCGGGTCGCGTGCTTCTGGTGGTGGGCGGCAACGGCGCGGGCAAGTCCACGCTGCTGAAGATCCTGGCCGGGCTGCTCAAACCCAGCGAAGGCGAGGTGGAAAGCGGCGCGGCCGAAGGCCGCACGGCCTATCTGGGCCACGCCACCTTCATCTATCCCCGGCTGTCGGCCCGCGACAACCTGGCCTTCTGGGCCCGGATGTACGGTCTGCCCGCCGACGAGGACCGGCTCGGGGCGGCCCTGGCCCGCGTGGGACTGGCCCGCGTGGCCCAGGAGCGGGCGGGGGGCTTCTCCCGGGGCATGGCCCAGCGCCTGAACCTGGCCCGGGTCTTCCTGGTGGAGCCGGAGCTGCTTTTTCTTGACGAGCCGGGCACGGGGCTGGACGCGGCATCCCAGGACATCCTGCGGGCCGAGATCGCGGGTCTGCGCCAACGCGGCGCAGCCGTGGTCTGGGTCAGCCACGACCTGGCGGGCGACCGGGACAGGGCGGACCTGCTCCTGGCCCTGGACCGGGGCCGGAGGGCCTTCTTCGGGCCCGCCGCCGACTACCGCCCGGAGGCCCCCTCATGCTGAGGCGCGCCGGGATCATCGCGGCCAAGGATCTGCGGCTCACCGTGGGCGGCCAGGGACTGGTCCAGGCGATCCTCCTGGGCCTGCTGCTCATCTTCCTGTTCAGCCTGTCGCGCCCGGCCGGGGAGCTGACGCCGCCCCAGTCGGCGGCGGCCATCTTCTGGCTGGCCTCGGCCTTCGGCCTGGTCCTGGTGGTCAACGACCTCTTCGCCCTGGAGGAGGCCAACGGCGCGCGGCTGGGACTTCTTTCCGCCCCTCTCGCTCCTCAGGCCATCTGGCTGGGCAAGGGGCTGGCCGGGTTCTGCCTCCTGCTTCTCTCCCAGGCAGTGTTCCTGCCCGCCTCGGTGGTCTTTCTGGGCCAGGACATGGGCGGGGAGTGGTGGCTCGCGCCGGTGACGCTTTTCACCGCGGACCTGGGGCTGGTGGCCCTGGGCACGCTCCTGGGGGCGTTGTCGCAGGGACAGGCCGCGCGGGAGTCGCTGCTTTCCGTAATTCTGTTCCCGCTGCTGCTGCCCGTGCTGCTCGGCGGGATCAAGCTCTTCACCCAG
This is a stretch of genomic DNA from Desulfovibrio aminophilus DSM 12254. It encodes these proteins:
- a CDS encoding glutamate-5-semialdehyde dehydrogenase; translated protein: MEIRDAMLDVAARAKRAARSLASASGRARRKAVGDVAVLLEARKDAVTAANAKDVEAARAAGLDPAKLQRLTVTPKVLASMIQGCREVAALSDPVGEIESMWKRPNGMLVGRMRIPLGVVAMIYEARPNATVDAAVLCLMSGNACILRGGSEAFHSNAALCAIIQEALAGAGLPVEAVQVPETKDRQAVTELLKLNEYIDVVIPRGGESLIRAVAEQATMPVLKHFKGVCHIYVDRDADLDRAVEIVLNSKTQYPSACNALECLLVHQAVANELLPRVAGRLAPAGVRFKACPASLPLLGPSAEPAAEDDWGREYLDLVLAVRIVASMNEALEHIARFGSNHTEAILTNDHAKAMRFVREVDASLVLVNASTRFNDGNQLGLGAEIGISTSKLHAYGPMGLKELTSTKFVALGEGQVRE
- a CDS encoding nicotinate-nicotinamide nucleotide adenylyltransferase → MRLGILGGSFNPMHTGHVRMAVEAREALGLARVDLVPAAAPPHKPGPGLLPFGLRLRLAELAVHGIPGLAASGVEGELPPPSYTWRTLEEYARREPGAELFFILGSGTLLDLPDWKRGPDLFGLAHFAALHRWDMDLEGVERMLTAHWPGVRREAPALWRFPSGKTLSCLEMPRLDIKAADLRVRWRERRSLALLVPPAVEEALERGGAEYEAAWGPRRPL
- a CDS encoding glycosyltransferase family 9 protein translates to MRPSQPERWTVFRLSALGDLVLTTGPLAWWNARRGLRFTVVTRDRLAPVLAGHPAVDEVIGLDETRLSSEPWPAVARELAARCRGTGLLDLHGTLRSRVLGAFWNGPVRRYPKFNLSRRLFQRTRLDLLRRRLEALNVPQRYSLALESTAPLPGELLPLIRLTTEERETGRELAVRAGAAPGFLALHPYATHPDKAWPREHWATLASRLDEAGIPWIVVGRDAAPLLPDDPRDLTNATDLRALCALLAQAGALVTNDSGPMHLASAVGTPVVGLFGPTARAWGFYPAGPRDRILERDLPCRPCSLHGGTPCAEGRVCLTAIDPREVLEAAQGVLDGKKG
- a CDS encoding hemolysin family protein; this encodes MFELILAVALSCVASAFCSVSEAAFYSFSWSRIEQLRKQGKRSGDVLHALRSDVEKPIAAVLTLNTVANTAGASIAGAAWVRVYGPESLVWFVAAFTALILIVGEIVPKTAGVAYNRTLMPLLARPLQLLVLGLTPLVWVVGMFGRLVRRGKKGPEATEEDIRALVSLTRRAGVLKAYEEMAIRNILSLDSKTVDQIMTPRTVVFSLPAAMTVAVARDCRGSWPHSRIPVYEGEDTEDIVGVIFRRQVFEALADDRDDIRLADLMRPVDFVPENITLDKLLVKFLESHSHLFVVLDEYGGLAGVVTLEDVLEEILGSEIVDETDQVVDMRELARRRRSQITRTAASGPRER
- a CDS encoding cytochrome c maturation protein CcmE, whose protein sequence is MTRTKSNKIVYLVALLLFLGGLGWLVLSGLSEDSVYFLNVSEALALEPAKREQARLFGAVDAADLEADAQSLGVSFNLLDKLDRSKSIRVNYRGAVPDTFKPGVEVIVEGRFDKASGVFTANTLITKCPSKYKKMNEEAQG
- a CDS encoding heme lyase CcmF/NrfE family subunit, coding for MHLTAYLGLLFALMACLFLAGFAALAAWRDQENGLVVLERGFLVPTFLVTFSSAVFTSALAAKDFSFLYIYEHVDRVLPLFYTFSAFWAGREGSLLFWALTMMLMGAIFAFSPGYRSLSGRTRVWFWLFFLPVQAFFLLLLTCWSNPFIEVVPVPADGQGLNPLLQNPGMIFHPPLLFLGYAGFAIPACAALASAIAAEPGSWIKACRNWNLLSWIFLSAGIILGGWWSYMELGWGGYWAWDPVENASLIPWFSATAFLHTAIIESRRGALSRTNVLLMALTFLLCVFGTYLVRSGVIESLHAFGEGGVGTPLLLFMIVGGAVSLLAVLAGEKPAYRALSDMWSRQGLLLVTSWFFLALGLVVAMATMWPVISKLWSATTVGLGEDFYNRVCVPLLALVVLLFSLCPWLDWKAGLRERRGPLLALGAFILALAGFAAGGVTKPVALVAAAGSVSLMTTCVLLFVFVPAMRRTRQSWGAYAVHLAVGLMALGIAFSGPYKVERELVLSPGQSAELSGYTLTFEKSEQERTPALSLVRAILHVTRDGKPVGTLAPERRLYLHFPQPFAEASIIPGLGDELYATLLGFTSETSVSLKVSVNPLVNWVWIGGTLLCLAPFLLLRRRNGGQGA
- the ccmA gene encoding heme ABC exporter ATP-binding protein CcmA, which produces MNAAPVLSARRLTKFYGDKLVFRDVSMELGPGRVLLVVGGNGAGKSTLLKILAGLLKPSEGEVESGAAEGRTAYLGHATFIYPRLSARDNLAFWARMYGLPADEDRLGAALARVGLARVAQERAGGFSRGMAQRLNLARVFLVEPELLFLDEPGTGLDAASQDILRAEIAGLRQRGAAVVWVSHDLAGDRDRADLLLALDRGRRAFFGPAADYRPEAPSC
- a CDS encoding heme exporter protein CcmB; the protein is MLRRAGIIAAKDLRLTVGGQGLVQAILLGLLLIFLFSLSRPAGELTPPQSAAAIFWLASAFGLVLVVNDLFALEEANGARLGLLSAPLAPQAIWLGKGLAGFCLLLLSQAVFLPASVVFLGQDMGGEWWLAPVTLFTADLGLVALGTLLGALSQGQAARESLLSVILFPLLLPVLLGGIKLFTQVFAAQAPDLSWLGLMGAFDALFAGTGLILFQFVYTGEE